The Longimicrobiaceae bacterium genome has a window encoding:
- a CDS encoding DUF1540 domain-containing protein, giving the protein MANPQEKRAAEPSAVGSCSVTDCKFNEDRECHAGEIRVEVGPQGAVCATYTPERNRARP; this is encoded by the coding sequence ATGGCGAATCCACAGGAGAAGCGCGCGGCCGAACCCTCTGCGGTGGGCTCCTGCTCCGTGACCGATTGCAAGTTCAACGAGGACCGTGAGTGCCACGCGGGGGAGATCCGCGTCGAGGTCGGCCCGCAAGGCGCCGTCTGCGCCACGTACACGCCCGAGCGCAACCGCGCCCGCCCGTAG
- a CDS encoding DsbA family protein: protein MQVETFTDFTCPFSYVTEAALRRAAAETGAAVRYRAFELYSVPAPLPLDAGMEWAEALAPLAAETGVVLSRPGYQSRTRKAHEAARFAEERGAGDAMRAAIFAAYFAEGRDVGRIDVLVEIGTALGLDRTELKVVLDIDRYTGAVLADEALAERSGIRSVPVVVAGSGTGAQALVGAQSYAALREAVAAR from the coding sequence GTGCAGGTCGAGACCTTTACGGACTTCACCTGCCCGTTCTCGTACGTGACGGAGGCCGCGCTCCGCCGCGCCGCCGCGGAGACCGGGGCCGCCGTGCGCTACCGCGCCTTCGAGCTGTATTCCGTCCCGGCGCCGCTCCCGCTTGACGCGGGAATGGAATGGGCGGAGGCGCTCGCCCCGCTGGCCGCGGAGACCGGGGTCGTCCTGAGCCGCCCCGGGTACCAGTCCCGGACGCGCAAGGCGCACGAGGCGGCGCGCTTCGCGGAGGAGCGCGGGGCGGGTGACGCCATGCGCGCCGCGATCTTCGCCGCGTACTTCGCCGAGGGGCGCGACGTGGGGCGCATCGACGTCCTGGTGGAGATCGGCACCGCGCTGGGGCTGGACCGCACCGAGCTGAAGGTGGTGCTGGACATCGACCGGTACACCGGGGCCGTCCTCGCCGACGAGGCGCTGGCGGAGCGGAGCGGGATCCGGTCCGTCCCCGTCGTGGTCGCCGGCTCCGGCACCGGGGCGCAGGCGCTGGTGGGGGCGCAGTCGTACGCTGCGCTGCGGGAGGCGGTCGCCGCCCGCTGA